One region of Salvia miltiorrhiza cultivar Shanhuang (shh) chromosome 3, IMPLAD_Smil_shh, whole genome shotgun sequence genomic DNA includes:
- the LOC131014704 gene encoding PP2A regulatory subunit TAP46, producing MVELNVDELSLPRIFEQARKIHQAASDSSVDQDTVNKGCELLRKCEEMIGKLGLFSANETKDDISTANLKYILVPYYLGELTEKIAEEDRIQILKVSQAKLKEFFSFCEAMELVPKEELESFVQATGNTFADRRAQKIARFKRQKAAESKLLEIRERKERRGRSTRASALSTPVESGEEDFDDDDGEEEREAWLTTISLALCKAFDLLEMLKKEEEMLLSVRERQSKEGNNELAQSILDERAEKAEAWHRDAATRSRFTKPATPITCATFAQDVIEGRAAVSQAHEHKHQPMLFGPASLVAKNPTSERERIAAKVFQPHYRLPTMSIEEAGLKEMEIMNKWQEDTKKFIEEANTSWHTDNRLQRPSEDDGDEDDDAAQDKARAWDDWKDDNPRGAGNKKLTPCG from the exons ATGGTGGAATTAAATGTGGACGAATTGTCTCTTCCCCGTATTTTCGAGCAGGCTCGGAAAATTCACCAAGCCGCCTCCGATTCTTCTGTCGATCAG GATACGGTGAATAAAGGTTGCGAATTGTTGAGGAAATGCGAGGAAATGATCGGGAAATTAGGGTTGTTTTCGGCTAATGAGACGAAAGATGATATCAGTACCGCCAACCTCAAATATATTCTC GTTCCTTATTATCTTGGTGAGCTAACTGAGAAAATTGCTGAGGAAGACAGGATTCAAATTCTAAAAGTTTCACAAGCCAAGCTGAAG GAATTTTTCTCCTTTTGTGAGGCAATGGAACTTGTCCCAAAAGAGGAGCTAGAATCATTTGTCCAAGCTACAGGCAATACATTTGCTGATAGGAGAGCTCAGAAG ATTGCACGCTTCAAGCGTCAGAAAGCTGCTGAGTCAAAATTGCTTGAAATAAGGGAGCGTAAGGAACGGCGGGGGCGTTCAACTAGGGCGTCTGCATTGTCTACTCCTGTTGAGTCCGGAGAAGAGgattttgatgatgatgatggggAGGAGGAGAGGGAG GCATGGCTGACCACCATCTCCTTGGCACTCTGTAAG GCGTTTGATCTACTGGAAATgttgaagaaagaagaagagatgCTCCTTTCTGTCAGGGAAAGACAATCAAAG GAAGGGAATAATGAGCTTGCACAGTCCATTCTTGATGAGCGTGCTGAAAAAGCAGAAGCCTGGCATCGTGATGCAGCAACAAGGTCTCGATTTACTAAACCTGCAACTCCAATCACATGTGCTACTTTTGCTCAAGATGTGATTGAGGGTAGAGCGGCGGTTTCACAGGCTCATGAACACAAGCATCAGCCAATGCTATTTGGACCTGCAAGCCTTGTGGCGAAAAACCCGACAAGTGAGAGGGAGAGAATCGCAGCTAAAGTTTTCCAGCCTCACTACAG ATTACCAACCATGAGCATAGAGGAAGCTGGTTTAAAGGAGATGGAGATTATGAATAAGTGGCAAGAAGATACCAAGAAGTTCATTGAAGAAGCCAACACGTCGTGGCATACGGATAACAGGCTACAGAGGCCAAGTGAGGATGATGGTGACGAGGATGATGATGCTGCCCAAGATAAGGCAAGGGCCTGGGATGACTGGAAAGACGACAACCCTCGCGGAGCAGGCAATAAGAAGCTCACTCCATGCGGCTGA